One segment of Leptotrichia sp. oral taxon 215 str. W9775 DNA contains the following:
- a CDS encoding anthranilate synthase component I family protein, giving the protein MLTKEAVHYYSIIRDKFKNSYLAEDANQIIIGIDCDYIDSYEYSYKTLELFYSNQKAIAPFAGLFGIFSYETIHFFEKIEKKEKSQFEFPQFVFANAKAYLHYSKISKMYTFYGDEEKYYNFLENESFTEKPAENEIFYKIETDLDKEKEHFYDIVEKAKEYIKMGDIFQVVLSEQLCLESNIDSLEFYKKLAKANPSPYMFHFPTKYGDVVGSSPEILAEILFNNIYIAPIAGTRPRGKDANEDAFLAQDLLNDPKECAEHRMLVDLARNDIGKFARQGSVIVKNMMHVKHYQHVMHIVSEVFGQKRNDVSLFDIVSSVFPAGTLSGAPKIRAMEIIGELEEYKRNIYGGGIGFLHFNGNMQLAIVIRSAFFANRNNAADNISGKDTSEGNNVSKVFIQAGAGIVYDSVKEKEYEEITHKRASVLNIFKNNCKERG; this is encoded by the coding sequence ATGTTAACAAAGGAAGCAGTACACTACTACTCAATAATAAGGGATAAATTTAAAAATTCTTATCTGGCTGAAGATGCAAACCAGATTATAATTGGAATTGACTGTGATTATATAGATTCTTATGAATACAGCTACAAAACGCTGGAGCTTTTTTACAGCAATCAGAAGGCAATAGCTCCATTTGCAGGGCTTTTTGGAATCTTTTCCTACGAAACTATACACTTTTTCGAAAAAATTGAAAAGAAGGAAAAAAGCCAGTTTGAATTTCCGCAATTTGTTTTTGCCAATGCAAAGGCATACCTGCACTACTCAAAAATCAGTAAAATGTATACTTTCTACGGGGATGAAGAAAAATATTACAATTTTCTTGAAAATGAATCCTTTACTGAAAAGCCTGCAGAAAATGAAATTTTTTATAAAATAGAAACTGATTTAGATAAGGAAAAGGAACATTTTTACGATATTGTGGAAAAAGCTAAGGAATATATAAAAATGGGGGATATTTTCCAAGTTGTCCTGAGTGAGCAGCTCTGCCTTGAATCAAATATTGATTCCCTTGAATTCTACAAAAAGCTGGCTAAAGCTAATCCTTCCCCATATATGTTCCACTTTCCGACAAAATATGGAGATGTAGTAGGATCAAGCCCTGAAATACTTGCTGAAATTCTTTTCAATAATATTTATATCGCTCCCATTGCAGGTACCCGTCCTCGTGGAAAAGATGCAAATGAAGATGCTTTCCTTGCACAGGATCTGCTAAATGACCCTAAGGAATGTGCAGAACACAGAATGTTAGTAGACCTGGCCAGAAATGACATAGGAAAATTTGCCAGACAGGGCTCCGTCATAGTTAAGAACATGATGCATGTAAAACATTACCAGCACGTTATGCACATTGTTTCAGAAGTATTTGGTCAGAAAAGGAATGATGTTTCGCTTTTTGATATTGTTTCTTCCGTATTCCCAGCAGGGACATTAAGCGGTGCACCTAAAATAAGGGCAATGGAAATAATAGGTGAACTTGAAGAATATAAAAGAAATATTTACGGAGGTGGAATTGGATTCCTTCATTTCAATGGAAATATGCAGCTTGCAATCGTTATAAGAAGTGCATTTTTTGCAAATAGAAACAATGCTGCAGACAACATTTCCGGAAAAGATACTTCTGAAGGAAACAACGTTTCCAAAGTATTTATTCAGGCAGGAGCAGGAATTGTCTATGATTCCGTAAAAGAAAAGGAATATGAGGAAATAACTCATAAAAGGGCATCTGTCCTGAACATATTTAAAAACAACTGTAAGGAAAGAGGGTAA
- a CDS encoding PTS lactose/cellobiose transporter subunit IIA: protein MEEKLDLEMIAMTLIGRAGESKSLAYQALTAAKEGKFEEAEEFMKKASEEMIKAHEIQTDLIVKEAGGEKLDVGLIMVHSQDHLMGAILFKDLVKEFIDLYKKLYDKK, encoded by the coding sequence ATGGAAGAAAAATTAGACTTGGAAATGATTGCAATGACGCTTATAGGGCGTGCAGGAGAAAGTAAAAGTCTGGCATATCAGGCACTTACTGCGGCAAAGGAAGGTAAATTTGAAGAAGCGGAAGAATTCATGAAAAAAGCAAGTGAGGAAATGATAAAGGCACATGAAATACAGACTGATTTAATAGTAAAGGAAGCAGGTGGAGAAAAACTGGATGTAGGTCTTATAATGGTTCATTCCCAGGATCACTTAATGGGAGCAATTTTATTTAAGGATCTTGTAAAGGAATTTATAGACCTTTATAAAAAACTGTATGATAAAAAATAA
- a CDS encoding DUF4846 domain-containing protein, producing the protein MVNSTKAVNPDGMTIETRYNAPAGYKRVAVEKGSFGDFLRNQKLKPYGEKALYYNGQAKRSEGIYDSVIDVEIGDRDLHQCADAIMLIRAEYFYQKKEYDKINFNFVSGFNAQYSKWMQGYRINPNGKGSYYKKASPSNTYKDFRSFMNIVFGYAGTLSMEKEMKPQSLENMKIGDVFIMGGSPGHAVIIVDMAENDKGEKIFMLAQSYMPAQQTQILINPADRNMGVWYSLKGKTVLETPEWRFPLEKLRKF; encoded by the coding sequence ATGGTAAATTCGACAAAGGCTGTAAATCCCGATGGAATGACAATAGAAACAAGATACAATGCTCCTGCAGGCTATAAAAGGGTTGCCGTTGAAAAGGGAAGCTTTGGAGATTTCCTGAGAAATCAGAAACTTAAGCCCTACGGAGAAAAGGCACTGTACTATAACGGACAGGCAAAAAGAAGTGAAGGAATATATGACAGTGTAATTGATGTGGAAATAGGCGACAGGGATTTGCATCAGTGTGCAGATGCCATAATGCTCATAAGGGCAGAATATTTTTATCAGAAGAAGGAGTATGATAAAATTAATTTTAACTTTGTTTCAGGATTTAATGCCCAGTACAGTAAATGGATGCAGGGATACAGAATAAATCCAAATGGGAAAGGCTCCTACTATAAGAAGGCTTCCCCGTCAAATACTTATAAGGATTTCAGAAGTTTCATGAATATTGTATTTGGATACGCGGGAACATTATCCATGGAAAAGGAAATGAAACCCCAGTCTTTGGAAAATATGAAAATAGGGGATGTATTCATTATGGGAGGAAGTCCAGGACATGCTGTAATTATTGTGGATATGGCTGAAAACGACAAAGGGGAAAAGATATTCATGCTTGCCCAGTCATATATGCCAGCACAGCAGACACAGATTCTGATTAATCCTGCAGACAGAAATATGGGAGTATGGTATTCCCTGAAGGGGAAAACTGTACTTGAAACTCCTGAATGGAGATTTCCGTTAGAAAAATTGAGAAAATTTTGA
- a CDS encoding aspartate/glutamate racemase family protein, protein MKIAVMAGTPIDTNMGAVLLEKNGFSEGEIIRIPISENPVKQTIFQTSETEYKEKVINGHVDNIKKADCNVLFVYCNSLSGAVDFEKLEKKNNIKIVTPMQIYKEIAGKYKKIAVFAANAQGLAGIENAMFKGNSEINITGMTFLEIVKEIEKGTLPEVIAEKFHFGKLTEYLKNMENEAILLGCTHFPYIESEIRKKSDMEIINPSQEMLEKIKQKS, encoded by the coding sequence TTGAAAATAGCAGTAATGGCAGGCACTCCCATAGATACAAATATGGGAGCTGTTCTTCTTGAAAAAAATGGATTTTCTGAAGGTGAAATAATAAGAATTCCAATATCTGAAAATCCTGTAAAACAGACAATATTTCAGACTTCAGAAACAGAGTATAAGGAAAAGGTAATAAACGGACATGTAGACAACATAAAAAAGGCTGACTGCAATGTACTTTTTGTATATTGTAATTCATTAAGCGGAGCAGTTGATTTTGAAAAACTGGAAAAGAAAAATAATATAAAAATAGTGACTCCTATGCAGATTTATAAAGAAATAGCCGGTAAATATAAAAAAATAGCTGTATTTGCAGCAAATGCACAGGGCCTTGCAGGAATAGAAAATGCCATGTTTAAAGGCAATAGTGAAATTAACATTACAGGAATGACGTTTCTTGAAATAGTGAAGGAAATAGAAAAGGGCACTTTACCTGAGGTAATTGCAGAAAAATTTCATTTTGGCAAGCTTACAGAATACCTTAAGAATATGGAAAATGAGGCAATTCTTCTTGGATGCACGCATTTTCCCTATATTGAAAGTGAAATCAGGAAAAAATCTGATATGGAAATAATAAATCCTTCACAGGAAATGCTGGAAAAAATAAAGCAGAAGTCATAA
- a CDS encoding 6-phospho-beta-glucosidase: protein MGFRKDFLWGGATAANQLEGAYNEDGRGLANVDLSPVGEARASVITGERKMLDFEEGYFYPAKGAIDFYHRYKEDIALFAEMGFKTYRMSIAWTRIFPNGDEETPNEKGLQFYENVFKECRKYGIEPLVTITHFDFPIHLIKEYGGWRNRKIIDFYKKLCEVIFRRYKGLVKYWLTFNEINILLHAPFMGAGIVFEEGENRKQVLYTAAHNELVASAWATKIAHEIDPENKIGCMLAAGKFYPLAAKPEDVWTALEKDRENYFFIDVQVRGYYPSYALKFLERNNLKIDITEEDKKILKENTVDFVSFSYYTTRCISAEADKLGEGNLLESMRNPYIEVTDWGWGLDPLGFRTTINEIYDRYQKPLFVVENGLGAVDIPDENGYVEDDYRIDYLRAHIKAMRDAVVLDGVDLLGYTTWGPIDLVSAGTGEMKKRYGFIYVDRDNDGNGTLKRSKKKSFEWYKKVIASNGEDLE from the coding sequence ATGGGATTCAGAAAAGACTTTCTGTGGGGTGGAGCTACAGCCGCCAATCAGCTTGAAGGGGCATACAACGAAGATGGAAGAGGACTTGCAAATGTTGACTTATCTCCAGTTGGGGAAGCAAGAGCTTCAGTAATTACAGGTGAAAGAAAAATGCTTGATTTTGAAGAAGGTTATTTTTATCCTGCAAAAGGGGCGATAGATTTTTATCACAGATATAAGGAAGATATTGCACTGTTTGCAGAAATGGGCTTTAAAACGTATAGAATGTCCATCGCATGGACAAGGATATTTCCAAATGGAGATGAAGAAACACCAAATGAAAAAGGACTTCAGTTTTATGAAAATGTCTTTAAGGAATGCCGTAAATACGGAATAGAGCCTCTAGTAACAATAACTCATTTTGATTTTCCGATACATCTCATAAAGGAATATGGTGGCTGGAGAAACCGTAAAATAATTGATTTTTATAAAAAATTATGTGAAGTGATATTCAGAAGATATAAAGGGCTTGTAAAATACTGGCTCACATTTAATGAAATAAACATTCTTCTGCATGCTCCGTTTATGGGTGCAGGAATTGTCTTTGAAGAAGGGGAAAACAGAAAGCAGGTTCTATATACTGCGGCACACAATGAACTGGTGGCAAGTGCATGGGCTACAAAAATTGCTCATGAAATTGATCCTGAAAATAAAATAGGGTGTATGCTTGCTGCAGGGAAGTTCTATCCTCTCGCTGCAAAGCCTGAAGATGTATGGACTGCGTTAGAAAAGGACAGGGAAAACTACTTTTTCATTGATGTGCAGGTAAGAGGTTATTATCCTTCCTATGCCCTTAAATTCCTTGAAAGAAATAACCTTAAAATAGACATTACAGAAGAAGATAAAAAAATATTAAAGGAAAATACAGTAGATTTTGTAAGCTTTTCATATTATACAACACGTTGTATTTCTGCCGAAGCTGATAAACTTGGAGAAGGAAATCTTCTGGAATCAATGAGAAATCCATACATTGAAGTGACTGACTGGGGCTGGGGACTGGATCCGCTAGGCTTCAGAACTACAATAAATGAAATTTATGACAGATATCAGAAACCTCTGTTTGTTGTGGAAAATGGGCTTGGAGCAGTTGACATACCTGATGAAAATGGATATGTTGAAGATGACTACAGGATAGATTACCTGAGGGCACATATAAAGGCAATGAGGGATGCAGTTGTCCTTGATGGAGTAGATTTACTCGGATATACAACATGGGGACCTATCGACCTTGTAAGTGCAGGAACAGGAGAAATGAAAAAGCGTTATGGATTTATCTATGTGGACAGGGATAATGACGGAAATGGGACTTTAAAAAGAAGCAAAAAGAAAAGCTTTGAATGGTATAAAAAAGTAATAGCAAGTAACGGAGAAGACCTCGAATAA
- a CDS encoding TraX family protein produces MDKQNGKLDKLRIFSGAQLKYIAFLSMLVDHINKALIYPFLSGEGILQHISDAFDIFGRIAFPLFAFFLVEGFFKTGNRKKYLASLVIFGVFSEIPFDMALSGVFFEPNSNNIMFTLALMLVIIWIIDTLKEKMQKFPKYIWYLVSFVIVGIICIISMVAGLDYEYHAIIIGYFFYIFHDKPVFAIFSGYLAIFKEVWSLLGFGLILTYNGKRGKQNKLFNYCFYPVHLLILGILRIFLKI; encoded by the coding sequence ATGGATAAACAAAATGGAAAACTGGACAAACTGCGTATATTTTCAGGTGCACAGTTAAAATACATTGCCTTTTTATCAATGCTTGTAGATCACATAAATAAAGCACTGATATACCCTTTTCTGAGTGGAGAAGGGATACTGCAGCATATAAGTGATGCATTTGATATTTTTGGAAGAATAGCATTTCCGCTTTTTGCCTTTTTCCTTGTGGAAGGTTTTTTTAAAACAGGAAATAGGAAAAAATATCTTGCTTCCCTTGTAATTTTTGGTGTTTTTTCAGAAATTCCATTTGATATGGCCTTGTCAGGTGTATTTTTTGAGCCAAATTCCAATAATATAATGTTTACTCTGGCTTTAATGCTGGTAATAATATGGATTATAGACACTTTAAAAGAAAAGATGCAGAAATTTCCAAAATATATCTGGTATCTGGTTTCATTTGTAATCGTGGGAATAATCTGTATTATTTCAATGGTTGCAGGACTGGATTATGAGTATCATGCCATTATAATTGGCTATTTCTTCTATATTTTTCATGATAAACCTGTATTTGCAATATTTTCAGGATATCTTGCAATTTTTAAGGAAGTCTGGTCATTGCTTGGTTTTGGTCTTATACTTACATATAATGGAAAACGTGGGAAACAGAATAAATTATTCAATTACTGTTTTTATCCGGTTCATCTTTTAATTCTTGGAATATTAAGAATATTTTTAAAAATATAA
- a CDS encoding histidinol-phosphatase HisJ family protein produces MLADYHIHCKYSDDSEEKPEKIIKTAIDKGINEICFTDHVDYGIKLDKEVFEKMSENEKRSWKEKTGRIDLNVDYSNYFEEIQELKKEYRDKITIKQGLEFGMQTHTVEDFQKLFDSYKSKLDFIILSCHQIEDKEFWTKEFQKGKMPDEYNTEYYEEIYKVVSQYSNYSILGHLDHIQRYNETIHPFEKSREIITKILKKVIEDNKGIEVNTSSFRYGLKDLTPERNILKLYHKLGGKIITIGSDAHKAEDVGTYIPYIQEELKKIGFNYICTFEKMEPIFHKL; encoded by the coding sequence ATGCTTGCTGATTATCATATCCACTGCAAATATAGTGATGACTCTGAAGAAAAACCTGAAAAAATTATAAAAACTGCCATTGATAAGGGTATTAATGAAATATGCTTCACTGATCACGTAGATTATGGGATAAAACTGGATAAGGAAGTTTTTGAAAAAATGAGTGAAAATGAGAAGAGAAGTTGGAAAGAAAAAACTGGAAGAATTGATTTGAATGTAGATTATTCCAATTATTTTGAAGAAATTCAGGAATTAAAGAAAGAATATAGAGACAAAATTACAATAAAACAGGGACTGGAATTTGGAATGCAGACACACACAGTAGAAGATTTCCAGAAACTGTTTGATAGTTATAAATCCAAATTAGATTTTATCATACTTTCCTGTCATCAAATTGAAGATAAGGAATTCTGGACAAAGGAATTTCAGAAAGGAAAAATGCCTGATGAATATAATACCGAATACTATGAAGAAATCTATAAAGTAGTGAGTCAATATAGTAATTATAGTATTTTAGGACATCTCGACCATATACAGCGATACAATGAAACAATACATCCATTTGAAAAGTCCCGGGAAATTATAACAAAAATTCTTAAAAAGGTAATAGAGGATAATAAAGGTATTGAAGTAAATACATCAAGTTTTAGATATGGCTTGAAAGATCTAACTCCTGAACGGAATATATTGAAACTTTATCATAAACTGGGAGGAAAAATAATAACAATAGGTTCAGATGCTCATAAGGCAGAAGATGTGGGTACGTATATTCCTTATATTCAGGAAGAATTGAAGAAAATAGGATTTAATTATATCTGTACTTTTGAAAAGATGGAGCCTATATTTCATAAATTATAA